GATAGCTGAAGGTGTGTGTTTGCATTATTTCCTCTGTTTCTCGCTGGTCTCAAATCCAACATTGGGTTTAAGAATAAGATCAACTATATAAACTGTTGGTTAATTGATATAACTTTGCTCTTGTGTCTTTGTCTTTCAAAAACAGTTAAGCTTGTCAAAGATGAGTCAATGAAGAGATCAAAAGGTTATGCCTTTATTCAATACATGTCTCAGGACGATGCCTTTCTAGCCATAGAGACCATGGACCGTAGGGTAATAAGCTTAACCTTAATTGGATTTAAGCAAGTTTACATTTTTTAATTAACCAAAAATGTTTCTTTCATGTTTTAGATGTACAATGGGAGGATGATTTATATAGACATTGCGAAGCCAGGGAAGCGTGACTTCCAACAACAGCCGAGGACTTCTGGTCCCCCTGAGAAGCTCCAAGTGCCAGAAGAATCAGCTAGTAACGAGGTCGCTGATTGCTGGTATTAATTGTTAGGACCGAGTTCAGTAAACTGTGTCTGGATTTGCATAGAAAACAATGATCAAATATGGACACATGTTGTTTTTCACTACTGATAAACAATCACCGACACGGTTCCAATCACATCTCTATCAGTTTCTACAACCACCACATTGTTGGAAACATTAGTCACAGAACTCGCAGGTATCTCTCCGGACTGCGCGAAAAGCGAATGCTGGTAATGGTTTATCCGGTTAGGGAAAACCAAAACCGGACCAAAATCAGCGACCCATCTCGTCCCATTACCTGAAACCTTCGCCTTCCCTGTCGTTGATTTCAGCGTCATCCCTTCCACATTGTTCTGATCAATCACAACTTGCTCAACCTCACGAAACTCTCCTTCTAGCTTAACAATCGGGAAGTTGTGTTTTGGATCGCCGCTAAACATGTTGTTAACGATGTTCACACCGTGAATCTTCTTCCCATGCACCGATCTCAACGCGATGTTCGCATCTCCCAAGAAGAGAGCGTTTGTGACGTGAACGTGAACAGGATCTTCGATGACTATACCTGTGTAGTCAAGGTAACAGTTGTCTATCCTCGTTAAATGAGACTTCACTAGAATCCCTATCCCGCCAAACCATGTAGCTTTGTTGTAGCAATGCACGCCCGTGACCATATTCGCCTGGCCGTTCAGCAAGATACCGATCCCGGCAGAGAAGATTACTACGTCGGTTATGGCGTTATCTGTACTAGAGATATCGATACCTGTCCCGGAGAACTGTCTTTCTTGTCTGTCTCCGCCTACGGTTGAATGTTGTCCCAAGAAGGTGTTTGAGATGTATGTCTCGTGACCTCCCTGGACTTTGATCCCGTGCGTTGTGAAGTGGAGGAAGTAGCAGTCTCTGATACGGATACGAGCTGAGTTTACTACCGCGAGACCCCCACCTCTGAAGCTCGAGTCGAAAAGAACGTCTTTGAAGGTCACATCCTCAAAGAAGATCCCTGAGTTCTGGTCTTTCTGCTCGGAGCTTGATGCCACGAGTTCTACCAAATGACGATCACCGGGAAACACTTCTGATGCTCGGAAGGTCCCTCCTTTTACCTGGATTATTACACTCGAAAACATAAGTAAAGACTTAAACTTAATAGTAATAAAATAAAATAAAAAATATTTAAACTTTTTATGAAAGTTCTATAAGCAAAGATTCTAAAAGGACTAATTAACCAGGAGGTTTCCACCACCGGAGGAAGGGAACCGGAGAGGTTTTCCGATCTTGTAACTGCCACCTTGGAGATCAATAACAATGCCACCTAGATCAGTGACACGTGGCAGCATGTGAAGCTCAATGTGCAACTGAAAAGCATCGTTTAAAGCTTCAAGTATTGCGTCACTGCTGTCTTGTCCACCTGTTGGGTCAGCTCCGTAGCTAATTGGGTATATAACTCTGCCTACCTGCACCAAACCAAACCCCACACGCTCACAAATTACACACACGTGCATGCATATATCTGTGCACGTACATACTGAAATGTGGGGAGATGCTTACCATTTTGGGAAATGGAGATGAAGGGGAAGACACTGGTGGGACAGTGGGAGCGACTGCTAATCTTTCTTGGATCTTGTCTTGGATTTCAAGAAGCTTTGTCATGTCTCTTCTTAAGGATATTGTCTCATCTAACTGAACTGAAACCGTGATGAGAAACAGTAACAAGCAAACAAAGCAAGAGTGTCTCATCTGGTTCTCTTGATGTTTGCCTTCTTCTGGACGACAGAGAGAAAGAGAGAAAATAGGACTGATTTATAAGAAGATGCAGAGGTTGATATGAGCGTGTGTTTAAAGGTCATTGTTTCTGTTGTTTATTTTTTGCTTTATTATTCCAATGAACCGACTCTAATTCCAATTTATTAAACATAAAGCTTCTAGGTGTTTTTGCTTTATTCATAAGGAAATGCAAAAGACTCGAAAAAGATCAAAGCATGTTGTTGGTAGCAGCTGAAGTTCATAAAGTTTAAGAGTTGGAGATGACTGGCTGATATCAAAGTGATTTTGTGAGTTTTTAATCATATAATTTGCTTTCTTAATTTATGTTTTATCATCTATTATGCATCTCTCATGTTCTCCTAATTTCTACAGCATCTATATTATTAAAAGAGAAGTACCCATTTGAAAATGTTCTTACTTCATTAATTAAACTCCCTATTTTTTTTTCTTGTCTTTTTCAGTTGCATTTATGAAATATCTTAAAACTAATAAAACTGCCTAATTTATTACTTGTCTTTTCAGTTACATTAATGAAATATGCTTAAATGAATTTTGTCTTTTTCAGTTACCTTAATGAAATATCCTTAAATAAATTTGGACATAATGTCACTTAATCAACAAAAAATATTCATGAGTTATTCTTACGTGCATAATTTTAATAATGGAGATCTTAAAAAACGTGCATCATTAAAATGTTACCTAAACCATACATCACTAATATATAACATGCATCAATAAAACTAGAATTTGACTCACATAATTGTACGGATATTATTTTCAGTTGATTAAATTAAAAAATATTTATTTATTCAAAAAATATTTAAGAATGACTATGTTTTTAAAAATTATATGGTATTATTTGCTCATAACTCATTTGTCATTTGCTAAATTGTTAGAAATAAAATTTTGGCATAATATAACTCAGTTGTCATTTGCTAAATTTATGATTTTTATTCATATTTTTTATTATTTAATTATAATATTTTCATTTTATATTTGAAAGAGAAATGAATTTTCTTTCAAACAATATTTTTGTAAATGTATTTTTTAAAAAATAATCAATTTAAATTGTTATTATCATTGAATATAATTATTTTTGACATAATTTGAGTTTTCGTTTACATCAAAACTTATCATATTTTAGGATAATTTTAATTTAAAATGTAATTTTCATATTTTTCAAACAAATTCTAAAAATATTTTTTTTAATATTTTGTTATACTTTTTAAAAAAATATTAAGTTGCATTTCAAATAAAAAGATAAAGATATTAAAAATATTCTAATTAAAATATGTAAAATTTAATATAATTTTAAGGAAATNNNNNNNNNNNNNNNNNNNNNNNNNNNNNNNNNNNNNNNNNNNNNNNNNNNNNNNNNNNNNNNNNNNNNNNNNNNNNNNNNNNNNNNNNNAAATTTATGTTTTTACAATTATCTAATTAAGTATGTATACTCATTTTTTTTATTTTTTTTTATGATATCACACATTCGTAAAAAAAATAGATAGTTTAAGATGCCAAAATAAAAATATTTACTTAATGAATATAATATGAATGAATTTTACAAATACATCATTTAATAAAATAAATAATTAAAAACTGAAAATTCATATCCGCGCGCGCGGATCAGGATCTAGTTAATGATTTATGAGGAAATAAATCATACGTCTTATACTTTATTCGTCACAAAGTTTGCTTTCTCCCAAATTAGTCATCACTTGTAAGAAAACAGTACTTTTATTTTCACCCACATTTTTTGTTTGTTAAGTATTTAGCCTTTTAATGCAAGTTTTATACTCCCTTCCCTCTTTATTTGAAAGGTTGTTTTAGGTTTTCACACACATTAAAATGTAAACATGTACTTTTGTCTATTACTTTTAACAGTGTTTTAATTAATTAATATTTACTTGTTTTTAATAAAGTTGTATATACTCCTAGAAGATTTCAAGTAATTACTGAAAATGGAGTTGGGAATATAAATTAATTTACTTTATGGAGAACGCCTAAATTTATACAGTAGATGTAGAGCCTCCAAGTCTCCCCTAGAGATCTTTCTTCTTTTGTTGCCGACATTATATACAAAGACAACTAATTACTTATGGTTGCTTTATTTGATTCTAATGTTAAGCATAATAGACCGTTTGGTTATTGGTGAACTTATGGTTGCTTTATTTGATACTAATGTAAGTTCATCAGTCTTTCACTCATTCTTAACACTAGTACGAAAAAAGAAAAAAAGGTTCATCAGTCATTGCATTGAATTTCATATGAGAGAGACTAGTAAATGTCTTGACAAAGAAAAATAAGTAAGTAAATGTCTTGACAACAACTCTTCAACTGCAATCACAATTTTCGAGTTTCTTATTTACTGCTAATAAAAACATAATTTCTCCGGTTAGGAAAAATTACAAAAAATACCAGGAACCACCACCGATTGATTATTAAATCATTATTAGGGTTAAAAACATGACATTCAACCTCACTGGTCCACCGTTACATAAACTTGTGCAGTAACAGGTGCGTTTGTCTGAACCACCACTCGATTATCCGAGACATTCCTTACCGCGTGAATAGGAAACGCATTACCATCACGCGCTACGAGCGTGTACTGAACGTGCTTGATTAAATTCGGGAACAATAAAACCTGGTTAAAATCAACGGTCCAAGACGTTCCGTTTCCAGCGACCGATGCTTTAGCCACCGTCGATCTCGTCGCCATTCCGTTCACATTGTTCCGGTCAACAACCACTTGGTCTACATTCTCAAACGCCTTATTCGTCTGATCCAATTGCACAATCTGGACTCCATTATCCGACCCGGAAAACATATTGTCAACAATGTTAACCCCGCGAACCACACCGTTTATAGATTTCAACAGAATAAACGCATCGCCCAAGAAAAACGTCCCAGAAATTTGTAGCTGAACCGGGTCTTCCGCGACGATACCGGTATAATCCAAGTAAGAATTCACAATCCGGTTCTGAGTTAAACCGGGTAACTTCAAATAAATCCCGGTTCCACCAAAACCGGTAGCCTTGTTATAACAATGCACACCGGACAAAAGGTTTGCTTGTCCTGATATCATCACCCCAATCGCGGCGGAGAATACAACGGTGTCAGTGATAGCGTTATCGTTACCCACCAAGTTCACGGCGGTGCCGGAGAAGTTCCTCTCTCCTTTGTCTCCACCGGCGGTTATGTGTTGACCGAGAAACGAGTTTCTAATGTAAGTCTCGTGTCCTTTTTGGACGAGAATCCCGTTCGTGTCTCCGAACCGTGTGATGTAGCAGTTGTCTATGCTTGTTCGGAGAGAGTTGATGACGGCGATTGCTCCGCCGCGATAGTTGCAATCGATGAGAAGATCTCTGAGAGTTATGTATTCGAAGATGTATTGTAACTTTGACGATTCGTCGTTGAGTTCGATTAAGTACTTATCGACTGGAAAATCATCTGATGCCCTTAATGTCCCTCCGCTAATCTGACGTGTTACACAAGTCAATACAAGAAAACATTAATATTAATTCATTTCAAATATAACAAAAAAAAAAAATCTGTCAAAAAAACAACAATACTATTTAAGTTGAGATTTTTTAATTTTCATAATTTCTGACATTGTGACCTTTTTATGATTCTCCAACAAGAAAGTTTTCTTTACCCAACAGAAAGAAAACTTTACTGTTGGGAAATCATAAAAATGTCACAATGTCAGAAATTATGAGAGAAACATGCATAAAAAGAAAAGAATCATTCTATTCTCGTGAAATAAATATATTAATGATCATTTACTCAATTTTCGTTTGGTTCACCAAACGTGTACGAGCATCTTTAATCAAGTTTAGTTCAAACTAAGATTCTACCGAGAACTTCATGCTTTAAAATATTTATCTAACGTATGGATGCAATGTCACGTCACATAGATGGGCCATGATTCATGAAGACATATTTTGATATAAACATGCTTAGTTCATGGATCTATATGCACACGTACGGAGGAAATCTAACTCTTTTTAAAAACTTTCATCTAATAAGAGATACTTACAAGGAGGTTTCCAGCACCAGCTGAGGGAAACCGGAGAGGTTTGCTGATTAAGTAGCTTCCACCTTGAAGATCGATTCTTGCTCCTCCAAGATCATTGATACCTTCCATCAAAACTCCATGATTTGGACCATCAAACGCATCTTCCATAGCTTTCAATATCGCATTCGTGCTATCCGCTTTCCCTGTTGGATCGGCACCATATGATATCACTTGATACACGCGTGGACCGGGTACTGCCTACACCATTCATGCATCACATATCATGTATCATTTCATCTTACCAAACCAAAAAACTGTAATGACAAAACCTTTTTGAACAAATAGATAAACTATATGATGACTTATGATAAAGAATGTTGTAATATTTTACCTGAGGAGGGGTAGGAGGAGGAGATACGAAACCCGGTAGATTTCTACGAACCAAAGATGCCTTAACGGCTTGCAGTTCTGCCATATGCCGTTCATGAAGGGAGTCTTTACCAGCGAAGACCACCCTACTCACCATTAGAGTCATGATCGCCAACAAAACCGGCACGGCCACTTGAGTTTTCCTTGTCTCCATGGTTTCCTCCTATAATAATCCAATGAGCCAACAATAAGAGACTGGCTGAAGGTAATGGCGTTGTGAGACATTTATATATATGTATTTTGTTAGCACATGAAAAGAGAAGGGCCTAACTAAGGTTACCAATGAAACATTATACAAAACTTTTGTCTTTTCTATAGGGAGTCACACATTTTGCACCCTTTTACATTTTTGATTTCCTTTTCATAATTACGAAACGTTCTAGACCTTAATACCTTCTGAACGCTAAAATTTATGATATCGACTTACCATTAAACCTGCCGCCTTTGATGTATATTTTTAATATTTTATGTGATTTGATTCTTTTAAATAGAGAGAAGTAAGAGATAGATATGCTAGTTAGTTTGCGGAAAATAGAAGATCATCAAAAAGTGCATAAAGGTACTATAGATTCATGCTTTACGCGGTTAGATTTTTTAATGTAAAAGGGTAAGCCAAGTCATGTGGTTTTGGTTGGAGAGGTTTGAGTGGTGGATAGGTTTTTGGTAGAGTTTCTTCCTTTTCTTTGGAGTTTTCTTCTAACTCAAGAAATAAATTATATTCAGTCACTCTGTCCTTTTCTCAGCTTTCTATTATTTGAAAATTATTGTCAAAGAATGGTATAAAACCAAAAGAAAATCAGATGACTGTTGAGAAAGATATTAAGTTAAATATCATATATATAGATATATGAAAAGAGTGCTTTAAACATATTTTTCTCATAACTAATGCTTATTAAGTTAAATATCATATATCCAGATATTTTATGTGTTGGTCATCTGCATTTACACCTTATTCATGACAAAGAAATTTCTATATGGAAATTATAACGTTGGCACAATAGCAAACAAAACATTATCTCCTCTAATATTATTTTTTACTTTACTAAGAAAATATTGTAACATAAAAGAGAATTCAAATCAGTAAACGTTACCTCAATCTAACTGATCTCGATTATGAGTTTCTCTATTATTCAAATCCCAAATACTGTCTCGGGATTCCGGTGGGATTGTATCTGAGACCTGAGGATGTGAAAAAAGAACCGAAAGAAATATTAATAATTTATTTTCTCTTACTACATAAGCAAATATATGTAAGGATATTGCAAATCAGATACAGGAACGAAAAAAAAAACACTTTTAGTTTATAGGAAAGGTTAAAAAAAAGAGCATTTGTATATAAGAATGTATGTTAGATGCATCTACGAAGACATCAAACCCGTATTTATGAATATACATTTAAAAGAAAATAAGGTTTCTCTGTTCAAGACTGAAAGGGCTTCATACAACAAAA
This sequence is a window from Brassica oleracea var. oleracea cultivar TO1000 chromosome C1, BOL, whole genome shotgun sequence. Protein-coding genes within it:
- the LOC106306026 gene encoding glycine-rich RNA-binding protein 4, mitochondrial-like gives rise to the protein MWSATLAFPSFVASSTSLPSYKKPRLPRIQASLSNYPLASKIMVRNLPFSTSEDFLQKEFSAFGEIAEVKLVKDESMKRSKGYAFIQYMSQDDAFLAIETMDRRMYNGRMIYIDIAKPGKRDFQQQPRTSGPPEKLQVPEESASNEVADCWY
- the LOC106305950 gene encoding polygalacturonase QRT3-like codes for the protein MRHSCFVCLLLFLITVSVQLDETISLRRDMTKLLEIQDKIQERLAVAPTVPPVSSPSSPFPKMVGRVIYPISYGADPTGGQDSSDAILEALNDAFQLHIELHMLPRVTDLGGIVIDLQGGSYKIGKPLRFPSSGGGNLLVKGGTFRASEVFPGDRHLVELVASSSEQKDQNSGIFFEDVTFKDVLFDSSFRGGGLAVVNSARIRIRDCYFLHFTTHGIKVQGGHETYISNTFLGQHSTVGGDRQERQFSGTGIDISSTDNAITDVVIFSAGIGILLNGQANMVTGVHCYNKATWFGGIGILVKSHLTRIDNCYLDYTGIVIEDPVHVHVTNALFLGDANIALRSVHGKKIHGVNIVNNMFSGDPKHNFPIVKLEGEFREVEQVVIDQNNVEGMTLKSTTGKAKVSGNGTRWVADFGPVLVFPNRINHYQHSLFAQSGEIPASSVTNVSNNVVVVETDRDVIGTVSVIVYQ
- the LOC106305940 gene encoding polygalacturonase QRT3, whose product is METRKTQVAVPVLLAIMTLMVSRVVFAGKDSLHERHMAELQAVKASLVRRNLPGFVSPPPTPPQAVPGPRVYQVISYGADPTGKADSTNAILKAMEDAFDGPNHGVLMEGINDLGGARIDLQGGSYLISKPLRFPSAGAGNLLISGGTLRASDDFPVDKYLIELNDESSKLQYIFEYITLRDLLIDCNYRGGAIAVINSLRTSIDNCYITRFGDTNGILVQKGHETYIRNSFLGQHITAGGDKGERNFSGTAVNLVGNDNAITDTVVFSAAIGVMISGQANLLSGVHCYNKATGFGGTGIYLKLPGLTQNRIVNSYLDYTGIVAEDPVQLQISGTFFLGDAFILLKSINGVVRGVNIVDNMFSGSDNGVQIVQLDQTNKAFENVDQVVVDRNNVNGMATRSTVAKASVAGNGTSWTVDFNQVLLFPNLIKHVQYTLVARDGNAFPIHAVRNVSDNRVVVQTNAPVTAQVYVTVDQ